Below is a genomic region from Paenibacillus rhizovicinus.
ATCTCATCCCCGGCATAAACCGCCTTGAAGCTGACTTCCTTCGTCCGCGAAGCGATCGCATTCCCGATAAACGCCTTCAATTCGTCGGCGCTGTGCATCGCCCAGCCTTTGTATTCGAAGTAGTCGTACTTCACGGCAGTCGCTGCCGGCCAATCCGTAACGATCCACTTATGATCCTTGCCCAGAGCGGCATCCGTCACGTTGAAATAGCTGTACATGAGGCGGCCTTTCTCGTCCGGCACCGGATCGTCCCACGTCACGTCCAAATTGTAATAGTCGCCGTCGATCTTGACCTTGTTCCAAGCATGGCCGACGCCATTGGCCGTACCGGTCACGATTTGCGAGTCGATTCCGGCCAGCTCCAGCATAATATGCGCCGCGTACGCGTACCCCTGGCAGACTGCGGTGCCGAGAAACAACGAACCATACGCGCTGTAAGAATCCGCCGGAACCGTATCTTTCAGATAATTGTCGTAATCGTAGGCAATATGCAGAACGAGATAATCGTGAATGGCCAGCTCTTTCTCGAAGTCGGTCATGCCCGGCTTGAGAATCGAAGCATTCACGCGCGCTGCCTCCTCATAGATCCTTTTGGATCGGTCATCCTTGAAAATCAGCTCCTGGCCATTATGCAGGGCAGCTTCCAGCAGGTCCGTTTCGCTGCCGATGTACAAGGGGCCGTATCCCGACGCTATGCGGTAGGCTAGCGAGAAAATCTGCTCCCGCGACGCATTCGCTTTCGGCTGAAAGAGCAGCCCCTCCTTCATCTTCGCGCCTTGCAGGATGCCTGCCGCGGACAGCTGCCCGGCTGCTTCCTTCGCCCAGCTGGCGATCGAGCTTGCATCCATGAACGAAACAGCAGCGTGGCCCTGCAGTTTGTCCGCAAACCCTGCCTTCGCGATCGCGTTGTAGAGCATCACTGCCAGCTGCTCGCGCGTAACCGGCGCATTCGGCGTGAATACGCCCTCCCCCGTCCCCCCGACGAGCCCCAGCGCATACGCCTTGCGCACGTCGACGTCGTCGGTGTCCCGGAAAGGCTTCGCCGTCGGCGCCGGCACGGCTTTGCCCGTCATTCGCTCGTACAAACGAACGATGACGGCGCTCAGCTCGGCTCGCGTTATCGCGGTCTGATAATCGGAGAACAGCTCATCCGGGATCAGATCGAATGCATAGGCGCGGTTGACATCCTCTTTCGCCCACGCGCTCGGTTCATAGGAATGCGCAGCGGCCGTTGCGGATAAAGGCGCCAGGAACAGCGCGTTCGTGAGCAGAAGGCTCAGCGAAGCAGTCATGAGCAGCGCCTTGGCTGAGCGTTTCTTCTTGGTTGGCATTGCAGCGTTCATTAGGCGGGTCTCTCCTTCTCGTCCCTAACAGGAATGGTCATCTTCCCGTTATATCGGCAGGAAGCGGCTGTCGTTTGACCGGATAGAGAAACGGCCGTCGTCCAAACAGTATCAAGCAAGGGCCTTGGCCCTGGCTTTGGCTAAAGCTTCAGCCTCAGCTTCGGTTACAGCTTTGGCTTTGGCTTCAGCTTCGGTTACAGCCGCGGATCGATTTCTCTCTCCTTGGCCGTCTCGAACAGCAGGTTCGCTGCGGCTTGCTTGTAGCCTGCGTGATCAGGCGCAATGTCGCCGAGCTTGACCGCGAGCATCGCTTTGCCCAGCCGGTGCTCGTTCGCGGAAGTCCGCAGCTTGGCCGCGATGCTCTTCTGCTTCAGCAGCTTGCCGTATTTGTTCGGGAACCTATAGTCGTATCCATATACGATCGACAGGTAGCCCGGGTTGCGGACTTTCAGATAAGGCACGGTGCCCGGCTGCTCCTGTTCCGGCTTGATGACGATGCCTTCCATCCCATTCTCCACGGTCAGCTTGGCGAAGAAACGCTCCGCTTGCTCATAAGCGTCTGCCGCCTCCGGATCGAGCGAGATAAACTCGTCATCCGACAGAAACCGGTACGTCTCCGACGTCTTGCCTTCCGGGAATCGCTCCTCGCCGCTCTCCAGCACTTCTTTCAAAATCGCGAACGGTTTGTAGTCGAGCTCCGCATCCCCGCCATAGAGATCGAGCTGCCGGCTGTACACGCGATAGGCCTCTTCGTGCTGCTCCAGCGGCACGTATGCGTCTCGAATGTCGCGCAGGTATTTAAAGTTCTGGTACGCATGCGGCCCGTAATGCTCGCTGAGCGCCTCTTTCTTCATCGTGTGCTGGTCCTTCTCGAAGCCGCTGGCCTCGAATTGCCCCATGAGCGAGCCGAGCGCATCCTCGAAGCCGTTCTGCCGCAGGAAATCGAGCTCGGTCGCAAGCGCCTGATCGATAGGCCGGAATTGCCGTTCGATAAGTCCTTCGCCCAGCGCTTTCCAAGGCAGCAGCTCGCCGTCCAGCAGCAGCACGTCAACGCCCTGCTCCGCCATGTACGGGCCGAACCGCAGCAGCAGCCGCTCGTAGACGGGGGTCATGTCGACGGATTGGATTTTGTACCCGTTCCGGCTGACGGCGTAGCACTGCTCCACATCGCGATACAGGTACAGATTGCACCGGGATCCCATGTACTTCGGCTGCAGCACGACCCTTTCGATGCCGCGTTCGGCGAAATAACGAAGGCCTTTCCGCAGCGACTCCAACTCGCCTGCAACCTCGTCTTTATCAGCCGGAGACATGGTCCCGGAGATGAAGTTCACCCGGTTGCGCGAGCAGTAGCGCAATCTGCGGGATGCGTCGTCATCGAGCTCCAGCAGCGATACGTTCTTCTCTTCCCGGAACAGTACGGGCAGCTCCTCCTGCACGGTCGTATTCTGCGACTTGCGGCTGCGGAAGAACGGTTTCGCGCCCATGCGGACGGCGGTCAGCGCATTGCCGTGGACGCAGCCCGTGTCGAGGTGGATCTTGTTCTTGATGCGAAAGGCTTGCTTGGCCGCGATATGCCCGAACAGATGGTACGGATGATTGCCTACCGCTTCCTGACGGAGAAATTCCAGCTGCGGCTGGACGGAAGCCTCGCGGTCAAGGCGGAAATTCCGCTGGTGACGGACGGCGTTCGCGTCCAGCTTGCCGATGTATTTGTTCCGGCACGGTGCATGCGTGACGTAGAATGACGGGCCGTGAATGCCCGCGAACCGGTAGAACGGCTGCGCCGACTCCGCCAGCACGGTGAATTTGGCAAACAAGGCTTCGTCTTCCGCCAGCATCTGCACGGAGTCGAAGTACGTCCGCAGCAGTTCAGGGTCGGCACCCTGAATCTCGCCCTGCATGTACTTGTAGACGAAATTCTCATGGTTGCCCATCACGAACAGGAAATGCTCGCGGTTATCGTGAAGGAACGTAATCATTTCCCGGGTTCGCTTGCCTTTATCGATCCAGTCGCCGGCCAGAATGACGCGCGCGCCACGCACGTTATCGGTCGCGATCAACTTGCCGTCTTCCAGTCCATACCCGTGATCGCGCAGCAATCCTTGCAGTTCCTCCACGCACTCATGCGTGTCGCCGACGACGATATAGCCGCCTTCCTGCGGAAGCACCGCTGCGCGGTAATCCTCCCAGTCCTCGATCGTGACGCGGTAATCCGCATTCGCCCGCCCCTCGGCAGGATCGTAGAAATCCTTTGCGCGAATCTTGTGGATGCGGCCGTAGCCTTCCCGGGAAAGCACGGGCAGCACGTCCTGGCGAAGCCGGTTCAAGTGATTCGAGATGATTTTCTTCGAGCGTTCCGATACGTAGTAGTCGTCCCGCTTCCGGTAATCGAACAGGATGACCTCCAGGTTGTAGTTGTTCTCCTGCGCGATATCGCGTACTTTGCCGCGAAAATCCTCCGCCAGTCCCGTCGTATCCACCACGACGAACTCGGCATTGACCGGGAACGAGGTGACAAGCTTCAACCGCTCGAACAATAACTGGAACGCGTGCGAGCTCGCCTCCATCATGACTTGGTCGTACTTGTCGTACCCATAGCCCAGCAGCTCCTGGCGCATGTCGTCCGAAGACAACAGCTGCACGTTCGTACGCAAGCCTCTGGAGGCATCCTCCAGCTTCAGCTGCGGCAGAAGCACTTCCTTGGCAAACGTCGTTTTGCCGCATTCCGTAGCGCCGACGAGCAGGAAGATCGTATGCAGCCGGGTTTGCATGTGAACCGTCATCTATGTCGCCTCCTTCCCCCGGACGATAACGCCCTGCGTCGTGTAGGTGCCGTTCACGCTGTCGCCGATTGCGATAAATTCCACGCTTGCGGGCACCTCGCGAACCGTCTCTGCGAACCAGCTGCGGAACGCTTCTTCTCCCATTTCCCACTTGTGATCGTCGTGCCGGAAATCATCCAGCTCGTAGTACCGGTTGAAATCCGCGTTCGGCGTCGTGACGATCATGCGGTCGAAGTCGACCGTATCGCAAATCCGCCGAATGAGCGCCGCGGCCTCCTGCTCCGGCATATGCTCGATAACCTCCGTCAAGATCACGTCCACCCGCTCGCCGTTGTACGACTCCAGGAACTGCTCCGCGGACAAGAACGTCGCGATGTTGCCGATGTCCCGCGCTTCCGCCTTGCGTCTCACGGTTTCGAGCACTTCCTCGTTCAAGTCGACCGCGTAATAGCTGCTGCTGTCGATCTTGCCCGCAAAAGGAAGCGCATAGAATCCCTCGCCGCAGCCGATGTCCAGGATAGACTTGTCGAACGGCAGCACGCCCGCGATATGATTCCGTCGCTGCAGCGCGGTTCCTCCGTATTGAAGCGCGATGGCATAACGGTCCGTCCGCTCGATGTCGGCTTTGTACTTCTTGAACCGCTCCCGCGTCGACAGGAAGTTGCGGGCGAACAGGCTGCGAATATAGAAAGGCGCGTCGATGACGTTCAGGCTGCGGATATATTTGTCCAGAATGGCGTCCGAAATGTCGATGTACTCGTCGCCGAACAGCGACAGGAACAGGCAGAGCACGCTGACGACATGCAGCAGATGGTAGAGGCTCTTCTGCGTGGTAATCGTCAGCGAGTAGCTCTTATGCGCACGATGCTCCAGCGTAAACGCGCATTCTCTCATATGCTTCTCGAAGAACGCAATGTAGCGCACTCGGTCCACATGGATAAGATTGATGAAGAAGCTGTGTTCGAAGCCCCCTGTATCTCTGTCATCCCGGGCCTTGAACGGCGCGGAGAAGAAATCGTTAATGGCATTAAGCGGAAAAAGCGGCGTATTATAGCGGGAGACGTTCAAATATTCGAAGCTCTCATCCTCATGCCGCTTGTAGGAAATGTCGTTGGCTGCATCCTTGAAATACACGTTGAAGGCCGTGGCCGTCTCGTCGGAGTACCAGCCGTATGCCATCCCTTTGCGAATCGGGCGCAGCTGCATGCCGGTGCCCGGATTCTTCTTGATGAGAAACGTAAAATGCGGATTGGCGGATCTTACTTGCACGATAGCCATTGGAATCTTCCTTTCGTGAATCAAACTGTCCGGCTGCGCTTAGGTCAAACGAGTCTGCGCTGCAGGACGCTTCTGCAACCTGTCTCTACAGCAGCCCGCGCTCCTGCAAAATCTCCCGGATCCGATCTCTCAGCCGATCATCGGGCTCCACCTTGGCAAGCGACTTCATTCCCGCGATGACACTGTCGTCCCATGCATCAAGCGGCCAAGCTTCGAGCGCCTTCAGCGCCATGCTGCGATTGCGGATGACCGGGCTTTGCAGCGCGGACGCGATCAGCGTCTTGCCGACGCCGGGATGCGCATCCAAGTCTTGGACGATGCTGTCGAGCGCGCCGTGCACGGCGAACTCCGGGCCCAGGCCCATTTGATCGGCCGGGCCGACGGCAATATCCGCAAGAGGCAGCGCCCGCTCCGCGAAACGAACCAATTCTTCCACGCGGGAACGGTCATCCGTGCGCATCAGCTCGTAGTACAGCGATTGATCCGCCGGGGCCGCCTGCAGTTGGCGATACAGTTCCGGCCAAACGTCCAGGCCGAGCGCGCGGGCGGCGCGGATAGCCGTATACTGCTCCGCCCGGCTGCCGGAAACGAGCGCAGCCCAGACTTTATCCGGCCAATCTGCCCGGAAGACAAGAGGCTTGCTGAGCTCGAGCAACCGAATGCGCTCGGCCTCCGTCCATGCTCCTGCATAACGAGCCGCCCAGCGCTCGTCGTCCCCCGCGTTCAGAAACTCGTAAATCTCCATCATGTCCGCGAGATGCGCCACGCTCGCTCCTCTGTCCCGCGAAAGCCGCAGGAAGTGGCCGAGCACCTCGGGCGCATGGGCATAATCGTCAATGTCCTCCGCCGGACCTCCTCTAAGGAGCGCGGACAGAATCTCTCCCGCTCCCTCGTATAGCGCCTCATCCACGGCATCGCCTGCCAGCGCGAGATGGAGCTCGCCGTTCACCGCGCAGGCGTAAGCGAGGTATTCGTTCATGATGCTGTTGCGGCATCCGTGCCGCAGCAGCCAGGCTTTGATTTCCGGCGTTGCCGGCTCCAGGCGTTCCACCAGCTGGATTTTGCCCCAGCCATGGACGAACTGCGCAAGCTCGAACAGCTCCTGATTGACGTTCGCCAAGCTGTTCTGAACGGCCACCGACGCGTACAGCGTAAACTCCTCATGCTTGCCCAGCGTCAGGATCAGGTCGCGATGAAGCTCGGTTTCGAATCGGCCGAGCAGCGCGATGCCGAACTTCACGACATTCCGGTGGGCACCGTGCTCCGCGAGCCACGTCGCCTCTTGGTAAAGCTGCTCCAGCCGGATGCCGGGAAACCCCCGCAGCGCATCCAGCAGCGGATCGATCATGCCGAGGATATCTTCTTCCATGAGCTTTACATAGACGGCGCGCCTCGTTCTCATGCCCGGCTTCCTGCTGAGCTTGGCAAGCAGCTTCGCGAGTTCGTGTACGCTTGCCTCCTGCCGTTCGCCGCCTGCATGACGGCCGAACGCGCCGTCCAAGCCGCCGGCGACCCAGCGGAACGGCTGGTCCGCCCAGTACGCTTCATCATCCGGCAGCTTGTCGTCCACGATTCGGCCATGCCGGTCAAGCTGTTCTTGGATCGAGGCGTAGATGGACGGCTTTCCCGCCCACGGATACAGCTCTTCTTTCTTGAACAATGAAATCATCTAGGATCACCCTTTATTCGTATTCGTCGTTGGTTTGCTTCCAAGCTTCCCGCAGCGTCTCCCGGAACATCGCGTCCAGCCTGTCGTCCAGCTTCGCATCTGCCGCAGGCTGTAAGGCCGCGCGCATTTCCAGCTCGTGCAGCCGCTCTTCCAGATAGTCGTTGATCGGCTTCAGCTGCGGCTCGTAGTCGAGCTCTTCGCCCGATTTCTTCCTGACCAGCAGTTCTTGGATCACCCGCCACAGCTCGGTGTCCTGCGGAATTAACTGCTCGAGGAGCGTATCGAACGCCATCGGCGGCATCGCGCCGTAACGCTCGATCCATAGGCAGGCCAGAACGGGACGCAGCACGTAAAAATACTTCTTAATCCGCACCCGCTCGCCCTGCAGATACATCCGGTAGTTGCCGCGAGCCATGTTCAGGTAGTGGTACATGCATGATTTCGGAGAGAACATGAGCGGCGACATGGCTCGCAGCTGCTCCGCGGCGGAGAGGCTCTCCGCGTATTGAATCGGCGATTGCAGCCACTCCAGCAGCGGCGGGTTCGACTTGCGGTACAGGTTCAGCGTTTTGCGCAGATCCCAGCCGCTGATGTCCAGCTGGTCGCTGATCGGACGCTCGATGACGTCCCGTTTATCGAAAATCGACAGGTACCATTCCGGCTGCCGAATATAGATGAATCGCACATCGTAATCGCTGTCCCGGGACGGGAATCCCCACGCCCGGCTGCCCGACTCGCAGGCATACAGGATGCGGATGTTCTCATCTCGTTCCAACCGGCTCAATTCGTCGATGATGGCTTCTCTCATGGCTCTCACGCTCGCTTTTCTTCTATGTAAACCTGTCGGTGCGAATCCGTTCGGCACTGATCGGCTCTGATCGCCGCAAACCAATTCAGCTGCAAAATCCCTTTGCCCTTTGCCTTTTGCCGCCCTCGGGACGCGCTTCGTGCTTTCATCATCGCTTGCGGCAGGCAAATTGAACATGGCGGAAGTATAACGACGATGTTTTTCCTCATATAAAATGCCGTGAACGGAGCCATGGGCGGCGGAACCCGCCCATGGACGTTCCTCATGCTTACGCTTCGGCGTCCATAGTCGAATGAACCCTTCCTACGCCTCATCGTTCATCACGATCGGCACGACGTCCGCTTGATAACCTTATCTTCGCTTAGACGCGGCTCCCCGAACATGGCGAAAGTATAACGACGATGAAATAATCGAGAGAAACATGAGGAGGAGTCCGTTTCAAACACAATTTGCCGGCGGCAATTGCGACACGAGGGTCAGAACCGGCTTGCAAGACAGTGCGATATGACGCGGACGGGATTCGAACCCGCATATCCAGGCTTGAAAGGCCTGTGTGTTCAACCATTTCACCACCACGCCGCAATAAAATCGGGTTACTGATGCTGGTGTGCCGTGCACCTAACGAATCGTATGAACCTTATTTGGGCAAAAAATGCCGTTTTGAATTTCTAACGAATCCTACAAGCGCTAATTCAAGCAAAAACCGATTTCCGGCCCATTTTCGCGGATTTCCCCCGCCATAACGACGCTGGAGTTCGTTAGATCCTTCGAGCCCCGATTTTCGAGCCAATAAGCGCTATACGGTTCGTTAGCTGTGGGCGGGTCCGTTCATCGGTGTCTCCACAGCACACAAACAAGCCGATTCCGACATGAGGGCCAGAACCGGCTTGCATGACAGTGCACTATGACGTGGACGGGATTCGAACCCGCATATCCAGGCTTGAAAGGCCTGTGCGTTCAACCATTTCACCACCACGCCGCAATAAAATCAGGTTACTGATGCTGGTGTGCCGTGCACCTAACGAATCGTATGAACCCTATTTGGGCAAAAAATGCCGTTTTGAATTTCTAACGAATCCTACAAGCGCTAATTCAAGCAAAAACCGATTTTCGGCCCATTTTCGCGGATTTCCCCCGCCATAAGGACACTGGAGTTCGTTAGATCCTACGAGCCCCGATTTTCGAGCCAATAAGCGCTATACGGTTCGTTAGCTGTGGGCGGGTCCGTTCATCGGTGTCTCCACAGCACACAAACAAGCCGATTCCGACATGAGGGCCAGAACCGGCTTGCATGACAGTGCACTATGACGTGGACGGGATTCGAACCCGCATATCCAGGCTTGAAAGGCCTGTGTGTTCAACCATTTCACCACCACGCCGCGGGTTATCATGCAAGCGAAGGTTTTGCTGCGACGGCCCTTGGCACGCTCTCGCGCAGTCCTTGCTACGAGCGAAAGCGCCGGCTGTTCGAATGAGAGCGACTTTGGTGGAACACCACGGGAACGCTCATCGAATCTGACGGGCTGAAGCGGTGGCGCAACAGGCGCTCGATCGGCATTTGAAACCGAAATTTGAAGGGAGACCAACCAGACTCGAACTGGTACTTGCGGATTCACAGACCGCCGCGTTTGCCTTTTCGCCATGATCTCCATGATGGGAATGCCCTCGCTCCAATGGCGAAGGCAGCCCGTATGCGATGCCTTTCGGGCATCTCGGGATGCGGATGCCGCCCCGTGACCCTCTAATTCGGACGGCTTCGCGGCCGGATCACCATGCTGTCCATTTCACTTTCCAGCTTGTTTTCCATCATGCTGCTCATCGAGCTTCTCGCCATGCTGCTCACCTCGCTTTCGTCCGGCTGAACGCGTCAGCCACACTGATCTTGCGCTTCTTCTGGTCTTGCTGTTATGTGCTTCCGGTCTTGCGCTTCTTCTAGTCTTGCGGTTATGTACTTCGGCGGGGGTATTTTCGGGAAATAAAAAAGACCCCCTGTGCGTCATGGGCTTTCCCTACGGCAATTCACCCATAGAAAAAGACCGCTCGGCAGCAAGCAGTCTTTACGTTCACGCTTCTTGAAGTCCCCATGCGCGGCGTTCAAGCCGTTGAATACGGCCCGGCGTCCGCGTGGATACGGCGTCTGCGTTCGTAAAGAATGCGAGTATGATCCAGGCGGCGGGAGCGCTGTTCTTCCTGCCACGGACGATGAATCGGACGTTCGCTTATCTCAATCTTCTCATTCATGCCGATGGGTTCTAAATGGAACATGCTCCCGCACCTCGTTTCACTGGATTTTGGAATTTCAACATCGCGCTTGGTCTTCGTAACCTGATTTTCACCGATTGCGCCTCCGGCGAACAGGGCGGAAGTATGGCGACCCGCAAAAATATTTCCATTTTCTTCACCCGTCTTTGCTTGATACAATGGAATCCATACGCAAGTTCGGTTGAGATTCGAGGGGGAACGCAGGTGGCACGGGAAAGCTTCGACAAAGAAATTCAGTTCCTTCGCATGCTGGCATTGGCCGGCGGCGCGTACAGCAGGCAGCAGTTCGCAGACCGGCTGGGCATTTCCGTACATACCTACGATAAAACGCTGCGCAATCTGAAAGACATGCTCGGCGTGCTCCAGCAAGGCCTCCCGCTCGACCAGGGCAGCGAGCTGGCCGACGGCCTCCGCTACAATTATTACGAATCCGCCGATCCGCTGCTCCTCTTCCTGTTCCGGGCCAAATCGCTCAAAGAAACGGAGAGCATCCGGCTAACGCTGCTGCTGACCGCGCTGCAGGCGCGAGAGCTGACGGCCAAGGAACTGCAGGACATCTGCAGCGAGCAGATGCCGGCCGACGGGCCGCTGCCCGACGAGAAGACCGTTCGGGGCGACCTGAAGTATTTAGAGGAAGTCGGCGTCATTCTGCGCGTCGGCGGCGGCAGGCCGTACCGGTATCGGGCGGCGAACGACCTCGTTGATCAGCTGAACGACGAAGAGCTGATGGACCTCTTCGATTACGTCGACGTCATCGCCAATACGCAGGTACCTTCCGTTCAAGGCTATCTGCTGCGCGATACGCTCAAGAAGGCGCTGCGCAGGCGCGGCTTTGACCCGGATGCCTCGGAAACCCGGCGTTACAAATACCATTACCATTCGCGCATTCTGGACGAAGCGCATTTATATCCGATTTTCAGGGCGATCCAGCAGCGGAAGAAGCTGAGCTTCCTCTACCTTTCTCCGAAGAAAGGGAAGAACTACGCGTCGCAGAACACGAATCCGCTCTTCGAGCGGGAAACGAACGGACTGTCGGAAACGGCGCTGCCGCTGCGGGTCGTGTACGACCACCAATACGGACGCTGGTATCTGATCGCATACCATGGCCGGCAGGGCATCATGAAGTTTCGGATGGAAGGGCTGACGCAGATCGAGGAAGGCGAAGCCGTCGCGGAAGAAGAGTTTGCACGGCGGCTTGCGGCCGTGCAGGAGCAGATGAAATACAGCTGGGTGACGGATACCCTGCGTACCGTGAAGGTCGTGGCGCGTTTCTACAATCCCGAAGGGTCCAACGCGAATTTCGTTCGCGAACGGGTGGAGCTTCAAGGGCAGTGGGGGACGATCGCCGAAGAAACGGATGCAACGTTCCTCTACGAGATCACGGTCAACGGGATCTATGAAATCAAACCGTGGCTGCGAAGCTTCGGGTCCAGCTGCGAGGTGCTCGAGCCTGCATGGCTGCGCAAGGAATTCATCGCGGAGTGGAAGGAGCTGCAGGGCTACTATGAACCTGTTCGAGAAAATTTTTAACTACCAGATCATCTCCCGTCTCGACGAATCGGGCTCTTTCGCATTGACCTCCCAGGAGCGGACATGGCTCAAAACGATGCTCGCGCACGAAGCGTCGGCCGATGCCTTCACGGAAGAAACGCTCCATAAGCTGCGCGGGCTGCTGCAGGACGAAGCTTCCACCGACATTCTCGACATCATCATGGAGAAGGCCAAAAGCCAGGAGCGGCAAGTGTATCATCCCCTGCTGCGGGTAATCCGCCGCATCATCATGCAGAACGGCGGCATTCGGCTTTCCTTCAAGGTCAAGCACGGCGGCGTCAAAGCGAACCAAACGGGGTTCCCCGTCAAATTGGAATACAACATGTTCAAACGCGAATGGTATCTGCTCTGGTGCAGCACCCGCTCCCGCTCGCTCATGTCGACCAAGCTTAAGAATATCGTAACCATCGAGGCCATGGAGCTGCCTGACGGGAAAGCCGATTCCATGAAGGCGCGGGTCGCCCTGCTGCTGGATCAGCGCACGGAACATGCCGTGATTCAGGTGATGCCGACCTACAACGCCGAGCTTTCGCGGATCCTCTAC
It encodes:
- a CDS encoding S-layer homology domain-containing protein, whose amino-acid sequence is MNAAMPTKKKRSAKALLMTASLSLLLTNALFLAPLSATAAAHSYEPSAWAKEDVNRAYAFDLIPDELFSDYQTAITRAELSAVIVRLYERMTGKAVPAPTAKPFRDTDDVDVRKAYALGLVGGTGEGVFTPNAPVTREQLAVMLYNAIAKAGFADKLQGHAAVSFMDASSIASWAKEAAGQLSAAGILQGAKMKEGLLFQPKANASREQIFSLAYRIASGYGPLYIGSETDLLEAALHNGQELIFKDDRSKRIYEEAARVNASILKPGMTDFEKELAIHDYLVLHIAYDYDNYLKDTVPADSYSAYGSLFLGTAVCQGYAYAAHIMLELAGIDSQIVTGTANGVGHAWNKVKIDGDYYNLDVTWDDPVPDEKGRLMYSYFNVTDAALGKDHKWIVTDWPAATAVKYDYFEYKGWAMHSADELKAFIGNAIASRTKEVSFKAVYAGDEIADLKAAIAASNGLAGYSYYYSGRAYKITFRYR
- a CDS encoding AAA family ATPase; translated protein: MTVHMQTRLHTIFLLVGATECGKTTFAKEVLLPQLKLEDASRGLRTNVQLLSSDDMRQELLGYGYDKYDQVMMEASSHAFQLLFERLKLVTSFPVNAEFVVVDTTGLAEDFRGKVRDIAQENNYNLEVILFDYRKRDDYYVSERSKKIISNHLNRLRQDVLPVLSREGYGRIHKIRAKDFYDPAEGRANADYRVTIEDWEDYRAAVLPQEGGYIVVGDTHECVEELQGLLRDHGYGLEDGKLIATDNVRGARVILAGDWIDKGKRTREMITFLHDNREHFLFVMGNHENFVYKYMQGEIQGADPELLRTYFDSVQMLAEDEALFAKFTVLAESAQPFYRFAGIHGPSFYVTHAPCRNKYIGKLDANAVRHQRNFRLDREASVQPQLEFLRQEAVGNHPYHLFGHIAAKQAFRIKNKIHLDTGCVHGNALTAVRMGAKPFFRSRKSQNTTVQEELPVLFREEKNVSLLELDDDASRRLRYCSRNRVNFISGTMSPADKDEVAGELESLRKGLRYFAERGIERVVLQPKYMGSRCNLYLYRDVEQCYAVSRNGYKIQSVDMTPVYERLLLRFGPYMAEQGVDVLLLDGELLPWKALGEGLIERQFRPIDQALATELDFLRQNGFEDALGSLMGQFEASGFEKDQHTMKKEALSEHYGPHAYQNFKYLRDIRDAYVPLEQHEEAYRVYSRQLDLYGGDAELDYKPFAILKEVLESGEERFPEGKTSETYRFLSDDEFISLDPEAADAYEQAERFFAKLTVENGMEGIVIKPEQEQPGTVPYLKVRNPGYLSIVYGYDYRFPNKYGKLLKQKSIAAKLRTSANEHRLGKAMLAVKLGDIAPDHAGYKQAAANLLFETAKEREIDPRL
- a CDS encoding class I SAM-dependent methyltransferase, with the protein product MAIVQVRSANPHFTFLIKKNPGTGMQLRPIRKGMAYGWYSDETATAFNVYFKDAANDISYKRHEDESFEYLNVSRYNTPLFPLNAINDFFSAPFKARDDRDTGGFEHSFFINLIHVDRVRYIAFFEKHMRECAFTLEHRAHKSYSLTITTQKSLYHLLHVVSVLCLFLSLFGDEYIDISDAILDKYIRSLNVIDAPFYIRSLFARNFLSTRERFKKYKADIERTDRYAIALQYGGTALQRRNHIAGVLPFDKSILDIGCGEGFYALPFAGKIDSSSYYAVDLNEEVLETVRRKAEARDIGNIATFLSAEQFLESYNGERVDVILTEVIEHMPEQEAAALIRRICDTVDFDRMIVTTPNADFNRYYELDDFRHDDHKWEMGEEAFRSWFAETVREVPASVEFIAIGDSVNGTYTTQGVIVRGKEAT
- a CDS encoding limonene hydroxylase, giving the protein MISLFKKEELYPWAGKPSIYASIQEQLDRHGRIVDDKLPDDEAYWADQPFRWVAGGLDGAFGRHAGGERQEASVHELAKLLAKLSRKPGMRTRRAVYVKLMEEDILGMIDPLLDALRGFPGIRLEQLYQEATWLAEHGAHRNVVKFGIALLGRFETELHRDLILTLGKHEEFTLYASVAVQNSLANVNQELFELAQFVHGWGKIQLVERLEPATPEIKAWLLRHGCRNSIMNEYLAYACAVNGELHLALAGDAVDEALYEGAGEILSALLRGGPAEDIDDYAHAPEVLGHFLRLSRDRGASVAHLADMMEIYEFLNAGDDERWAARYAGAWTEAERIRLLELSKPLVFRADWPDKVWAALVSGSRAEQYTAIRAARALGLDVWPELYRQLQAAPADQSLYYELMRTDDRSRVEELVRFAERALPLADIAVGPADQMGLGPEFAVHGALDSIVQDLDAHPGVGKTLIASALQSPVIRNRSMALKALEAWPLDAWDDSVIAGMKSLAKVEPDDRLRDRIREILQERGLL
- a CDS encoding nucleotidyltransferase domain-containing protein: MREAIIDELSRLERDENIRILYACESGSRAWGFPSRDSDYDVRFIYIRQPEWYLSIFDKRDVIERPISDQLDISGWDLRKTLNLYRKSNPPLLEWLQSPIQYAESLSAAEQLRAMSPLMFSPKSCMYHYLNMARGNYRMYLQGERVRIKKYFYVLRPVLACLWIERYGAMPPMAFDTLLEQLIPQDTELWRVIQELLVRKKSGEELDYEPQLKPINDYLEERLHELEMRAALQPAADAKLDDRLDAMFRETLREAWKQTNDEYE
- a CDS encoding helix-turn-helix transcriptional regulator, coding for MARESFDKEIQFLRMLALAGGAYSRQQFADRLGISVHTYDKTLRNLKDMLGVLQQGLPLDQGSELADGLRYNYYESADPLLLFLFRAKSLKETESIRLTLLLTALQARELTAKELQDICSEQMPADGPLPDEKTVRGDLKYLEEVGVILRVGGGRPYRYRAANDLVDQLNDEELMDLFDYVDVIANTQVPSVQGYLLRDTLKKALRRRGFDPDASETRRYKYHYHSRILDEAHLYPIFRAIQQRKKLSFLYLSPKKGKNYASQNTNPLFERETNGLSETALPLRVVYDHQYGRWYLIAYHGRQGIMKFRMEGLTQIEEGEAVAEEEFARRLAAVQEQMKYSWVTDTLRTVKVVARFYNPEGSNANFVRERVELQGQWGTIAEETDATFLYEITVNGIYEIKPWLRSFGSSCEVLEPAWLRKEFIAEWKELQGYYEPVRENF
- a CDS encoding WYL domain-containing protein, which gives rise to MNLFEKIFNYQIISRLDESGSFALTSQERTWLKTMLAHEASADAFTEETLHKLRGLLQDEASTDILDIIMEKAKSQERQVYHPLLRVIRRIIMQNGGIRLSFKVKHGGVKANQTGFPVKLEYNMFKREWYLLWCSTRSRSLMSTKLKNIVTIEAMELPDGKADSMKARVALLLDQRTEHAVIQVMPTYNAELSRILYAFSCFDKSVDYDEEAALYRIRVSYLADESEFLLSKIRFLGLRVKVVQGEVLKRRMSETAAKALGRYGIEPQLRDAEA